A portion of the Oncorhynchus clarkii lewisi isolate Uvic-CL-2024 chromosome 27, UVic_Ocla_1.0, whole genome shotgun sequence genome contains these proteins:
- the LOC139385476 gene encoding synergin gamma-like isoform X3 — protein sequence MALRPGSGGGGSFIYPVGGGLGPPQGMMPMQQQQQQQGFPGMVQVQMQPNMQGMMGMNFGGQMPPGAMPMQGGMAMGMQAPGMQFMGQPQFMSMRGPGPQYTADMQKQMAEEHQKRLEQQQRMLEEDRKRRQFEEQKQKLRLLSSVKPKGQMGASRDDALEAIKGNLDGFSRDAKMHPTPSSHPKKPDSSPSHSSVTSHSLPPAFPDDEFSDFMQGPLDASSSFPPSSQAHPHSLDPGPGQRPSSAPFPQSLPASMSILTATQHSTVNSSSPSAFQGPSLEEKLFSSCDLTAEKKAQVSFKSQRTLAPNRATVSAQFHSSTKARNWAEAPGDLISAFTIETPQPEAPALGPTAPSPAADPPPPQTSSDGGVGGYPQQEHIQPMVPGWLYNDSLIPEMFKKVLQFTMTPGGIDTAKLYPILMSSGLPREALGQIWASANRTTPGMLTKEELYTVLALIGVAQSGLPAMNVEILSQFPSPPVPNLPALAMAMAPVIQHQHQQPMMTQPPVPVSMAMPAPTVMGRAPPAAPLPSAQPPTNFITNFPHVQGKADDDDFQDFQEAPRAGGGDQPFTEFQGESGETFPTTTSSLHQNSAPAILTPVSGSSSSSSDKYAVFKQLSVEEPPEPTQPASDFDGDKYSVFRQLEPPGDRKPVGEGFADFKSVSVDDGFTDFKTADSISPLEPSDQAKMFHPAFPPAFPNSQSLPQLQHQLHQQQQPAVSLSQPKNPLNMTDLDLFSSMAPTAPTPAEIKPSPFPSVPPSLVLPPGRAKPPGGGAEDFGDFSLFGPTSSSEAAPIGPDVGRGVAASHDDFADFMAFGSSGGEAKGEGLRSGEGRARGRGETTTTPQRPQQGSDKYDVFKQLSQEGGLAYDDNKHSAGGSFSSLRSEADDFTDFQSSKFCTALGASEKSLVDKVAAFKQGGKEDSASVKSLDLPSIGGSSVGKEDSEDALSVQLDMKLSDMGGDLKHVMSDSSLDLPGLSAHQPPATEGDDMKFDPFGTSAVSRLASYDWSEREECLSAQGQAKKHLVLDGVGVSSSFPSSDVVHRKETPFDSTENIPITHTCQTKITTFSTDDSVSTDSKFEAFADFGSCEPVGLGGDEDDDFGDFASTVSEKSDSPAAEPGSEVNLNEALDEFGTFHGDKAKFGKSDFLKASSQAKVKSSEEMIKSELATFDLSVQGSHKRSHSLGEKEIGRSPPSPAPEQPFRDRSSTLSEKKPALPVIRDKYKDLTGEVEESERYAYEWQRCLVSALQVITKANNTLNSISSSTVCTEVIQSAQGMEYLLGVVEVYRVTKRVELGIKATAVCSEKLQQLLKDISRVWNNLMGFMSLANLAPDESSLDFSSCILRHGIKNAKELACGVCLLNVDSRSKSKEETTIGRLFKRALAKDHDKRLRAFNSETDNFKLLYGGHQYHASCANFWINCVEPKPPGLILPDLL from the exons TTTTATTTATCCTGTTGGAGGGGGCCTGGGACCGCCACAAG GTATGATGCccatgcagcagcagcagcaacaacagggATTCCCTGGTATGGTTCAAGTCCAAATGCAGCCCAACATGCAAGGAATGATGGGAATGAACTTCGGAGGCCAGATGCCTCCTGGTGCCATGCCTATGCAG GGTGGGATGGCCATGGGAATGCAGGCCCCTGGGATGCAGTTCATGGGCCAGCCACAGTTCATGAGCATGAGGGGCCCCGGGCCCCAGTACACTGCCGACATGCAGAAACAGATGGCCGAGGAACACCA gaagcgtctggagcagcagcagcggATGCTGGAGGAGGACAGAAAGAGGAGGCAGTTTGAGGAGCAGAAACAGAAGCTGAGGCTGCTGAGCAGCGTCAAACCCAAG GGACAGATGGGGGCGAGTCGGGACGATGCGCTGGAGGCCATCAAAGGCAACCTGGACGGGTTCAGCAGAGACGCCAAGATGCACCCCACGCCATCCTCACACCCCAAGAAGCCAG ACTCATCGCCATCCCACTCTTCTGtcacctctcactccctcccccctgcTTTCCCCGATGACGAGTTTAGTGACTTTATGCAGGGTCCCTTAGATGCTTCTTcctccttccccccctcctcccaggcCCATCCCCATTCTTTAGACCCAGGTCCTGGTCAGAGACCCTCCTCTGCCCCCTTCCCCCAGTCCCTCCCTGCCTCTATGTCCATTCTTACTGCCACCCAACACTCTACTGTCAACTCCAGCTCCCCATCTGCATTTCAAG GCCCGTCCCTGGAAGAGAAACTGTTCTCCTCGTGTGATTTAACGGCTGAAAAGAAGGCCCAGGTTAGCTTTAAGTCCCAGAGGACCCTGGCCCCTAACCGAGCTACAGTCTCGGCCCAGTTTCATTCCAGCACCAAGGCCCGGAACTGGGCTGAGGCTCCTGGGGACCTGATTTCTGCTTTCACTATAGAAACACCACAACCAGAGGCACCAGCACTGGGGCCCACAGCCCCCTCACCAGCAGCCGacccccctcctccccaaaccagtagtgatggtg GTGTTGGTGGTTACCCTCAACAAGAGCACATCCAGCCCATGGTACCAGGCTGGCTCTACAACGACAGCCTCATCCCAG agatgttcaaaaAGGTCCTGCAGTTCACCATGACTCCGGGGGGCATCGACACAGCCAAGCTCTACCCCATCCTGATGTCCTCAGGCCTGCCCAGGGAAGCACTGGGCCAGATCTGGGCCTCAGCCAATCGCACCACGCCTGGCATGCTGACCAAGGAGGAGCTCTACACAGTCCTTGCTCTGATTGGTGTGGCACAG AGTGGTCTTCCAGCCATGAATGTGGAGATCCTGAGCCAGTTCCCCTCTCCCCCGGTGCCCAACCTGCCTGCCCTGGCCATGGCTATGGCCCCTGTCATCCAGCACCAACACCAGCAGCCCATGATGACTCAGCCCCCTGTCCCTGTGTCCATGGCCATGCCTGCGCCAACAGTCATGGGCAgggctcctcctgctgctccttTACCCTCCGCCCAACCACCCACCAACTTCATCACCAACTTCCCACATGTACAG GGGAAAGCAGACGATGATGACTTCCAGGACTTCCAGGAGGCCCCCAGGGCAGGAGGAGGGGATCAGCCCTTCACTGAGTTCCAGGGGGAGTCAGGGGAAACCTTCCCCACCACCACATCCTCTCTGCACCAGAACAG TGCTCCTGCCATTCTGACTCCGGTCTCTGGCTCCTCCTCGTCATCCTCTGATAAGTATGCTGTCTTCAAGCAGCTCTCTGTGGAGGAGCCTCCAGAGCCCACTCAGCCTGCCTCAG ATTTTGACGGAGACAAATACAGTGTGTTCCGACAGCTAGAGCCACCAGGTGACAGGAAACCAGTAG GGGAAGGATTTGCCGATTTCAAGTCTGTCAGTGTGGATGATGGCTTCACAGACTTTAAAACCGCCGACAGCATCTCTCCACTAGAACCTTCAGACCAGGCCAAAATGTTTCATCCAGCATTCCCTCCTGCTTTCCCGAACTCTCAGTCTCTACCGCAACTACAACACCAgctacatcaacaacaacaaccagcagtctctctctctcagcctaaaAACCCTCTCAACATGACTGACCTGGATCTCTTCTCCTCTATGGCTCCCACAGCCCCCACCCCTGCAGAGATCAAGCCCAGCCCCTTCCCCTCTGTGCCCCCCTCCCTAGTGCTCCCACCAGGCAGGGCCAAGCCCCCCGGGGGTGGGGCCGAGGACTTTGGTGACTTTTCCCTTTTTGGCCCCACCTCCTCTTCGGAGGCTGCTCCTATTGGCCCTGATGTAGGAAGGGGTGTGGCAGCGTCTCATGATGACTTTGCAGACTTCATGGCTTTCGGCAGCTCTGGGGGGGAGGCCAAGGGTGAGGGGTTGAGGTCTGGAGAGGGGAGGGcacgggggagaggagagaccacCACCACTCCACAGCGCCCCCAGCAGGGCTCTGACAAGTATGACGTGTTCAAGCAGCTGTCTCAGGAAGGAGGCCTGGCATATGACGACAACAAGCACAGCGCCGGCGGCTCGTTCTCTTCCCTCAGGAGCGAAGCAGATGACTTCACCGACTTCCAGTCGTCCAAGTTCTGCACAGCGCTGGGGGCCTCGGAGAAGAGCCTGGTGGATAAGGTGGCAGCCTTCAAACAAGGAGGCAAGGAGGACTCGGCTTCAGTCAAGTCCCTAGACCTCCCATCCATCGGGGGCAGCAGCGTGGGCAAGGAGGACTCTGAGGACGCTCTGTCAGTGCAGCTGGACATGAAGCTGTCAGACATGGGTGGAGACCTGAAGCACGTGATGTCAGACAGCTCTCTGGATCTGCCGGGCCTCTCGGCCCACCAACCCCCCGCCACAG AAGGAGACGACATGAAGTTTGACCCCTTCGGAACGTCAGCAGTCAGCAGGCTGGCCAGCTATGATTGGTCAGAAAGAGAGGAATGCCTGTCTGCTCAGGGTCAGGCCAAGAAGCATCTGGTCCTGGACGGTGTTGGTgtttcctcctctttcccttcctcagACGTAGTCCACAGGAAGGAGACGCCGTTCGACAGCACAGAAAACATCCCCATCACACACACCTGCCAGACGAAGATCACCACCTTCTCAACAGACGATAGTGTGTCGACCGACAGCAAGTTTGAGGCCTTTGCTGACTTTGGATCTTGTGAGCCGGTAGGTTTGGGTGGGGATGAAGATGATGACTTTGGGGACTTTGCCAGCACTGTGTCGGAGAAATCAGACTCCCCCGCGGCCGAGCCGGGCTCTGAGGTGAACCTGAACGAGGCCTTGGATGAGTTCGGGACCTTTCATGGGGACAAGGCCAAGTTTGGGAAGTCAGACTTTCTGAAGGCCAGCTCTCAGGCCAAGGTCAAGTCCAGTGAAGAGATGATCAAGAGCGAACTCGCCACCTTTGACCTCTCTGTACAAG GCTCCCACAAGCGTAGCCACAGTTTGGGGGAGAAGGAGATTGGGCGCTCGCCCCCCTCCCCGGCCCCGGAGCAGCCCTTCAGAGACCGCTCCAGCACCCTGAGTGAGAAGAAGCCTGCCCTGCCCGTCATCAGAGACAAGTACAAGGACCTGACTGGGGAGGTGGAG GAGAGTGAGCGCTATGCATATGAGTGGCAGAGGTGTCTGGTGAGTGCTCTACAG GTCATCACTAAAGCCAACAACACCCTGAACAGCATCAGCAGCTCTACTGTTTGCACTGAGGTCATCCAGTCTGCTCAGGGCATGGAGTACCTGctgg GTGTGGTGGAGGTGTACCGCGTGACCAAGCGTGTGGAGCTGGGTATCAAGGCCACAGCCGTGTGTTCTGAGAAGCTGCAGCAGCTGCTGAAGGACATCAGCCGCGTCTGGAACAACCTCATGGGCTTCATGTCCCTGGCCAACCTGGCG
- the LOC139385476 gene encoding synergin gamma-like isoform X6, with the protein MALRPGSGGGGSFIYPVGGGLGPPQGMMPMQQQQQQQGFPGMVQVQMQPNMQGMMGMNFGGQMPPGAMPMQGGMAMGMQAPGMQFMGQPQFMSMRGPGPQYTADMQKQMAEEHQKRLEQQQRMLEEDRKRRQFEEQKQKLRLLSSVKPKGQMGASRDDALEAIKGNLDGFSRDAKMHPTPSSHPKKPDSSPSHSSVTSHSLPPAFPDDEFSDFMQGPLDASSSFPPSSQAHPHSLDPGPGQRPSSAPFPQSLPASMSILTATQHSTVNSSSPSAFQGPSLEEKLFSSCDLTAEKKAQVSFKSQRTLAPNRATVSAQFHSSTKARNWAEAPGDLISAFTIETPQPEAPALGPTAPSPAADPPPPQTSSDGAGVGGYPQQEHIQPMVPGWLYNDSLIPEMFKKVLQFTMTPGGIDTAKLYPILMSSGLPREALGQIWASANRTTPGMLTKEELYTVLALIGVAQSGLPAMNVEILSQFPSPPVPNLPALAMAMAPVIQHQHQQPMMTQPPVPVSMAMPAPTVMGRAPPAAPLPSAQPPTNFITNFPHVQGKADDDDFQDFQEAPRAGGGDQPFTEFQGESGETFPTTTSSLHQNSAPAILTPVSGSSSSSSDKYAVFKQLSVEEPPEPTQPASDFDGDKYSVFRQLEPPGDRKPVVSDGDSSSHDSREGFADFKSVSVDDGFTDFKTADSISPLEPSDQAKMFHPAFPPAFPNSQSLPQLQHQLHQQQQPAVSLSQPKNPLNMTDLDLFSSMAPTAPTPAEIKPSPFPSVPPSLVLPPGRAKPPGGGAEDFGDFSLFGPTSSSEAAPIGPDVGRGVAASHDDFADFMAFGSSGGEAKGEGLRSGEGRARGRGETTTTPQRPQQGSDKYDVFKQLSQEGGLAYDDNKHSAGGSFSSLRSEADDFTDFQSSKFCTALGASEKSLVDKVAAFKQGGKEDSASVKSLDLPSIGGSSVGKEDSEDALSVQLDMKLSDMGGDLKHVMSDSSLDLPGLSAHQPPATEGDDMKFDPFGTSAVSRLASYDWSEREECLSAQGQAKKHLVLDGVGVSSSFPSSDVVHRKETPFDSTENIPITHTCQTKITTFSTDDSVSTDSKFEAFADFGSCEPVGLGGDEDDDFGDFASTVSEKSDSPAAEPGSEVNLNEALDEFGTFHGDKAKFGKSDFLKASSQAKVKSSEEMIKSELATFDLSVQGSHKRSHSLGEKEIGRSPPSPAPEQPFRDRSSTLSEKKPALPVIRDKYKDLTGEVEESERYAYEWQRCLVSALQVITKANNTLNSISSSTVCTEVIQSAQGMEYLLGVVEVYRVTKRVELGIKATAVCSEKLQQLLKDISRVWNNLMGFMSLANLAPDESSLDFSSCILRHGIKNAKELACGVCLLNVDSRSKAFNSETDNFKLLYGGHQYHASCANFWINCVEPKPPGLILPDLL; encoded by the exons TTTTATTTATCCTGTTGGAGGGGGCCTGGGACCGCCACAAG GTATGATGCccatgcagcagcagcagcaacaacagggATTCCCTGGTATGGTTCAAGTCCAAATGCAGCCCAACATGCAAGGAATGATGGGAATGAACTTCGGAGGCCAGATGCCTCCTGGTGCCATGCCTATGCAG GGTGGGATGGCCATGGGAATGCAGGCCCCTGGGATGCAGTTCATGGGCCAGCCACAGTTCATGAGCATGAGGGGCCCCGGGCCCCAGTACACTGCCGACATGCAGAAACAGATGGCCGAGGAACACCA gaagcgtctggagcagcagcagcggATGCTGGAGGAGGACAGAAAGAGGAGGCAGTTTGAGGAGCAGAAACAGAAGCTGAGGCTGCTGAGCAGCGTCAAACCCAAG GGACAGATGGGGGCGAGTCGGGACGATGCGCTGGAGGCCATCAAAGGCAACCTGGACGGGTTCAGCAGAGACGCCAAGATGCACCCCACGCCATCCTCACACCCCAAGAAGCCAG ACTCATCGCCATCCCACTCTTCTGtcacctctcactccctcccccctgcTTTCCCCGATGACGAGTTTAGTGACTTTATGCAGGGTCCCTTAGATGCTTCTTcctccttccccccctcctcccaggcCCATCCCCATTCTTTAGACCCAGGTCCTGGTCAGAGACCCTCCTCTGCCCCCTTCCCCCAGTCCCTCCCTGCCTCTATGTCCATTCTTACTGCCACCCAACACTCTACTGTCAACTCCAGCTCCCCATCTGCATTTCAAG GCCCGTCCCTGGAAGAGAAACTGTTCTCCTCGTGTGATTTAACGGCTGAAAAGAAGGCCCAGGTTAGCTTTAAGTCCCAGAGGACCCTGGCCCCTAACCGAGCTACAGTCTCGGCCCAGTTTCATTCCAGCACCAAGGCCCGGAACTGGGCTGAGGCTCCTGGGGACCTGATTTCTGCTTTCACTATAGAAACACCACAACCAGAGGCACCAGCACTGGGGCCCACAGCCCCCTCACCAGCAGCCGacccccctcctccccaaaccagtagtgatggtg CAGGTGTTGGTGGTTACCCTCAACAAGAGCACATCCAGCCCATGGTACCAGGCTGGCTCTACAACGACAGCCTCATCCCAG agatgttcaaaaAGGTCCTGCAGTTCACCATGACTCCGGGGGGCATCGACACAGCCAAGCTCTACCCCATCCTGATGTCCTCAGGCCTGCCCAGGGAAGCACTGGGCCAGATCTGGGCCTCAGCCAATCGCACCACGCCTGGCATGCTGACCAAGGAGGAGCTCTACACAGTCCTTGCTCTGATTGGTGTGGCACAG AGTGGTCTTCCAGCCATGAATGTGGAGATCCTGAGCCAGTTCCCCTCTCCCCCGGTGCCCAACCTGCCTGCCCTGGCCATGGCTATGGCCCCTGTCATCCAGCACCAACACCAGCAGCCCATGATGACTCAGCCCCCTGTCCCTGTGTCCATGGCCATGCCTGCGCCAACAGTCATGGGCAgggctcctcctgctgctccttTACCCTCCGCCCAACCACCCACCAACTTCATCACCAACTTCCCACATGTACAG GGGAAAGCAGACGATGATGACTTCCAGGACTTCCAGGAGGCCCCCAGGGCAGGAGGAGGGGATCAGCCCTTCACTGAGTTCCAGGGGGAGTCAGGGGAAACCTTCCCCACCACCACATCCTCTCTGCACCAGAACAG TGCTCCTGCCATTCTGACTCCGGTCTCTGGCTCCTCCTCGTCATCCTCTGATAAGTATGCTGTCTTCAAGCAGCTCTCTGTGGAGGAGCCTCCAGAGCCCACTCAGCCTGCCTCAG ATTTTGACGGAGACAAATACAGTGTGTTCCGACAGCTAGAGCCACCAGGTGACAGGAAACCAGTAG TTTCTGATGGGGACAGCAGCTCCCACGACTCCA GGGAAGGATTTGCCGATTTCAAGTCTGTCAGTGTGGATGATGGCTTCACAGACTTTAAAACCGCCGACAGCATCTCTCCACTAGAACCTTCAGACCAGGCCAAAATGTTTCATCCAGCATTCCCTCCTGCTTTCCCGAACTCTCAGTCTCTACCGCAACTACAACACCAgctacatcaacaacaacaaccagcagtctctctctctcagcctaaaAACCCTCTCAACATGACTGACCTGGATCTCTTCTCCTCTATGGCTCCCACAGCCCCCACCCCTGCAGAGATCAAGCCCAGCCCCTTCCCCTCTGTGCCCCCCTCCCTAGTGCTCCCACCAGGCAGGGCCAAGCCCCCCGGGGGTGGGGCCGAGGACTTTGGTGACTTTTCCCTTTTTGGCCCCACCTCCTCTTCGGAGGCTGCTCCTATTGGCCCTGATGTAGGAAGGGGTGTGGCAGCGTCTCATGATGACTTTGCAGACTTCATGGCTTTCGGCAGCTCTGGGGGGGAGGCCAAGGGTGAGGGGTTGAGGTCTGGAGAGGGGAGGGcacgggggagaggagagaccacCACCACTCCACAGCGCCCCCAGCAGGGCTCTGACAAGTATGACGTGTTCAAGCAGCTGTCTCAGGAAGGAGGCCTGGCATATGACGACAACAAGCACAGCGCCGGCGGCTCGTTCTCTTCCCTCAGGAGCGAAGCAGATGACTTCACCGACTTCCAGTCGTCCAAGTTCTGCACAGCGCTGGGGGCCTCGGAGAAGAGCCTGGTGGATAAGGTGGCAGCCTTCAAACAAGGAGGCAAGGAGGACTCGGCTTCAGTCAAGTCCCTAGACCTCCCATCCATCGGGGGCAGCAGCGTGGGCAAGGAGGACTCTGAGGACGCTCTGTCAGTGCAGCTGGACATGAAGCTGTCAGACATGGGTGGAGACCTGAAGCACGTGATGTCAGACAGCTCTCTGGATCTGCCGGGCCTCTCGGCCCACCAACCCCCCGCCACAG AAGGAGACGACATGAAGTTTGACCCCTTCGGAACGTCAGCAGTCAGCAGGCTGGCCAGCTATGATTGGTCAGAAAGAGAGGAATGCCTGTCTGCTCAGGGTCAGGCCAAGAAGCATCTGGTCCTGGACGGTGTTGGTgtttcctcctctttcccttcctcagACGTAGTCCACAGGAAGGAGACGCCGTTCGACAGCACAGAAAACATCCCCATCACACACACCTGCCAGACGAAGATCACCACCTTCTCAACAGACGATAGTGTGTCGACCGACAGCAAGTTTGAGGCCTTTGCTGACTTTGGATCTTGTGAGCCGGTAGGTTTGGGTGGGGATGAAGATGATGACTTTGGGGACTTTGCCAGCACTGTGTCGGAGAAATCAGACTCCCCCGCGGCCGAGCCGGGCTCTGAGGTGAACCTGAACGAGGCCTTGGATGAGTTCGGGACCTTTCATGGGGACAAGGCCAAGTTTGGGAAGTCAGACTTTCTGAAGGCCAGCTCTCAGGCCAAGGTCAAGTCCAGTGAAGAGATGATCAAGAGCGAACTCGCCACCTTTGACCTCTCTGTACAAG GCTCCCACAAGCGTAGCCACAGTTTGGGGGAGAAGGAGATTGGGCGCTCGCCCCCCTCCCCGGCCCCGGAGCAGCCCTTCAGAGACCGCTCCAGCACCCTGAGTGAGAAGAAGCCTGCCCTGCCCGTCATCAGAGACAAGTACAAGGACCTGACTGGGGAGGTGGAG GAGAGTGAGCGCTATGCATATGAGTGGCAGAGGTGTCTGGTGAGTGCTCTACAG GTCATCACTAAAGCCAACAACACCCTGAACAGCATCAGCAGCTCTACTGTTTGCACTGAGGTCATCCAGTCTGCTCAGGGCATGGAGTACCTGctgg GTGTGGTGGAGGTGTACCGCGTGACCAAGCGTGTGGAGCTGGGTATCAAGGCCACAGCCGTGTGTTCTGAGAAGCTGCAGCAGCTGCTGAAGGACATCAGCCGCGTCTGGAACAACCTCATGGGCTTCATGTCCCTGGCCAACCTGGCG